In Seriola aureovittata isolate HTS-2021-v1 ecotype China chromosome 24, ASM2101889v1, whole genome shotgun sequence, the following proteins share a genomic window:
- the nfkbiz gene encoding NF-kappa-B inhibitor zeta isoform X1, whose protein sequence is MHNSFNMLDPRVSENRGNQILSTATDFSQDYKGFLITDPRPPGYIQAMQKKNTVKELLKMKRQVYEQEWNFSQEGTNTEHEFKCAKLEPFDSDASPHILSPRAPASPKFTPNFHPASSQNGHITPQQMQHPAPQGQAAPTTEVKMSLFHWQIQQEAKRVGGVSPELLNKQDADGDTFLHIAVAQGRRALAYVLAAKMASSGSLDTKEHNGQTALHIAATTNQHLIAHDLLAHGAQVNTRDFWGRSPLHVCVEKGHFLSLQSIWRTLTASGRPIDIDVFNYDGLTPLHVAVLSHNAVVKEQRCLENPCTYMAAELVRRRQTLVECVKTVLLMGASHGTKDLKSGRTCLHMASEEANVELLQLFLDRPSAMTIVNVKTFSGNTALHIVSCLQNRQTQVEAVKLLMRKGADPGSKNFENELPSQLVPEGPIGEKGMTPTTASRLIDKGLHRGRLANFWICSLCVVTIKEMTG, encoded by the exons ATGCATAACTCCTTCAACATGTTGGATCCAAGAGTGAGCGAGAACAGAGGAAACCAGATTCTGTCAACGGCCACCGACTTCAGCCAAGATTATAAAG GCTTTCTCATCACTGATCCCAGGCCACCAGGATACATCCAAGCTATGCAGAAGAAGAACACTGTGAAAGAGCTGCTAAAGATGAAACGACAGGTTTACGAACAG GAATGGAACTTCTCACAGGAGGGCACCAACACGGAGCATGAATTTAAATGTGCAAAACTCGAACCCTTTGACAGTGATGCGAGTCCTCACATACTGAGCCCTCGTGCACCAGCGAGCCCCAAATTTACCCCAAATTTCCATCCCGCTTCTTCTCAAAATGGTCACATTACCCCACAACAAATGCAACATCCAGCTCCGCAGGGACAAGCGGCCCCGACCACGGAGgtcaaaatgtctttatttcacTGGCAAATACAACAGGAGGCAAAGAGAGTCGGAGGAGTTTCCCCTGAGCTGCTGAACAAGCAAGACGCAGATGGTGACAC GTTTCTGCACATCGCAGTGGCACAAGGTAGACGGGCTCTGGCGTATGTGCTTGCTGCAAAAATGGCCAGCTCTGGCTCTCTGGACACGAAAGAGCACAACGGACAG ACGGCGCTTCACATTGCAGCCACCACCAATCAACACTTGATTGCGCACGACCTGCTGGCGCACGGAGCACAAGTCAACACTCGTGACTTCTGGGGCCGATCTCCTTTGCACGTGTGTGTCGAGAAAGGCCACTTTCTCAGTCTTCAG AGCATCTGGAGGACCCTAACTGCGAGCGGGCGACCGATCGACATCGACGTTTTCAATTACGACG GTTTAACCCCACTCCATGTAGCGGTCCTGTCTCACAATGCGGTCGTTAAAGAGCAGCGGTGTCTGGAAAATCCTTGTACGTACATGGCGGCGGAGCTGGTGCGGAGGAGACAGACGCTTGTCGAATGTGTTAAGACTGTGCTGCTCATGGGCGCCTCCCACGGGACCAAG GATCTGAAAAGCGGACGGACTTGTCTTCACATGGCTTCTGAGGAGGCGAATGTGGAGCTGTTGCAACTTTTCCTCGACCGGCCGTCCGCGATGACCATTGTAAATGTTAAG ACATTCAGCGGAAACACCGCCCTGCACATCGTCAGTTGTTTGCAAAACCGCCAAACTCAAGTGGAAGCGGTGAAGCTGCTGATGAGAAAAGGAGCCGACCCCGGGTCCAAAAACTTTGAAAATGAGCTTCCCTCTCAGCTGGTGCCTGAAGGACCCATTGGTGAAAAG GGCATGACCCCAACCACTGCATCACGACTCATCGACAAG ggACTGCATAGGGGGCGGCTGGCAAATTTTTGGAtatgcagtttgtgtgtggttacaataaaagaaatgacCGGGTGA
- the LOC130165537 gene encoding protein jagunal homolog 1-B, translating into MASREGPRAAGTDGSDFQHRERVASHYQMSVALKSEIRKLNIVHLLIWILMAAQVTVSQLNLVSHKVVASPYQWEYPYLLSIIPTVFSFSALPRNNISYLVISMIGAGLFCVAPLIYGSMEMFPVAQQLYRHGKAYRFIFGFSAVSVMYLAVVIAVQVHGWQIYYSKKLLDQWFATTQDKKKK; encoded by the exons ATGGCTTCTCGAGAAGGTCCGAGAGCAGCAGGTACAGACGGCAGTGACTTTCAGCACCGGGAGCGCGTCGCTTCACACTACCAgatgag TGTCGCCTTGAAGTCTGAGATCCGCAAACTCAACATTGTCCATCTTCTCATCTGGATCCTGATGGCAGCTCAG GTAACGGTGAGCCAGCTGAACCTGGTGTCCCACAAGGTGGTGGCCTCCCCTTACCAGTGGGAGTACCCTTACCTCCTGAGCATAATTCCCACAGTCTTCAGCTTCTCGGCGTTGCCTCGCAACAACATCAGCTACCTGGTAATCTCCATGATCGGAGCCGGGCTCTTCTGCGTGGCCCCGCTTATCTACGGCAGCATGGAGATGTTCCCCGTGGCGCAGCAGCTCTATCGTCACGGCAAAGCTTACCGCTTTATCTTCGGCTTCTCGGCCGTTTCCGTCATGTACCTGGCCGTCGTCATCGCCGTCCAGGTGCACGGCTGGCAGATCTACTACAGCAAGAAGTTGCTGGACCAGTGGTTCGCCACCACGcaggacaagaagaagaaatga
- the nfkbiz gene encoding NF-kappa-B inhibitor zeta isoform X2: MHNSFNMLDPRVSENRGNQILSTATDFSQDYKGFLITDPRPPGYIQAMQKKNTVKELLKMKRQVYEQEWNFSQEGTNTEHEFKCAKLEPFDSDASPHILSPRAPASPKFTPNFHPASSQNGHITPQQMQHPAPQGQAAPTTEVKMSLFHWQIQQEAKRVGGVSPELLNKQDADGDTFLHIAVAQGRRALAYVLAAKMASSGSLDTKEHNGQTALHIAATTNQHLIAHDLLAHGAQVNTRDFWGRSPLHVCVEKGHFLSLQSIWRTLTASGRPIDIDVFNYDGLTPLHVAVLSHNAVVKEQRCLENPCTYMAAELVRRRQTLVECVKTVLLMGASHGTKDLKSGRTCLHMASEEANVELLQLFLDRPSAMTIVNVKTFSGNTALHIVSCLQNRQTQVEAVKLLMRKGADPGSKNFENELPSQLVPEGPIGEKVRMILKGKRVCA, encoded by the exons ATGCATAACTCCTTCAACATGTTGGATCCAAGAGTGAGCGAGAACAGAGGAAACCAGATTCTGTCAACGGCCACCGACTTCAGCCAAGATTATAAAG GCTTTCTCATCACTGATCCCAGGCCACCAGGATACATCCAAGCTATGCAGAAGAAGAACACTGTGAAAGAGCTGCTAAAGATGAAACGACAGGTTTACGAACAG GAATGGAACTTCTCACAGGAGGGCACCAACACGGAGCATGAATTTAAATGTGCAAAACTCGAACCCTTTGACAGTGATGCGAGTCCTCACATACTGAGCCCTCGTGCACCAGCGAGCCCCAAATTTACCCCAAATTTCCATCCCGCTTCTTCTCAAAATGGTCACATTACCCCACAACAAATGCAACATCCAGCTCCGCAGGGACAAGCGGCCCCGACCACGGAGgtcaaaatgtctttatttcacTGGCAAATACAACAGGAGGCAAAGAGAGTCGGAGGAGTTTCCCCTGAGCTGCTGAACAAGCAAGACGCAGATGGTGACAC GTTTCTGCACATCGCAGTGGCACAAGGTAGACGGGCTCTGGCGTATGTGCTTGCTGCAAAAATGGCCAGCTCTGGCTCTCTGGACACGAAAGAGCACAACGGACAG ACGGCGCTTCACATTGCAGCCACCACCAATCAACACTTGATTGCGCACGACCTGCTGGCGCACGGAGCACAAGTCAACACTCGTGACTTCTGGGGCCGATCTCCTTTGCACGTGTGTGTCGAGAAAGGCCACTTTCTCAGTCTTCAG AGCATCTGGAGGACCCTAACTGCGAGCGGGCGACCGATCGACATCGACGTTTTCAATTACGACG GTTTAACCCCACTCCATGTAGCGGTCCTGTCTCACAATGCGGTCGTTAAAGAGCAGCGGTGTCTGGAAAATCCTTGTACGTACATGGCGGCGGAGCTGGTGCGGAGGAGACAGACGCTTGTCGAATGTGTTAAGACTGTGCTGCTCATGGGCGCCTCCCACGGGACCAAG GATCTGAAAAGCGGACGGACTTGTCTTCACATGGCTTCTGAGGAGGCGAATGTGGAGCTGTTGCAACTTTTCCTCGACCGGCCGTCCGCGATGACCATTGTAAATGTTAAG ACATTCAGCGGAAACACCGCCCTGCACATCGTCAGTTGTTTGCAAAACCGCCAAACTCAAGTGGAAGCGGTGAAGCTGCTGATGAGAAAAGGAGCCGACCCCGGGTCCAAAAACTTTGAAAATGAGCTTCCCTCTCAGCTGGTGCCTGAAGGACCCATTGGTGAAAAG gtGCGGATGATCCTGAAAGGAAAACGTGTTTGTGCTTAA
- the gk gene encoding glycerol kinase isoform X2 has product MNGTMAASSHRIMLGPLVAAIDQGTSSTRFLVFNSKTAELLSHHQVEIKQSFPKEGWVEEDPKEILQSVYECMERTCEKLTQLNIDISNIKAIGVTNQRETTLVWDKETGEPLYNAIVWLDLRTQSTVERLINKTPGRNKNHLKHKTGLPISTYFSAVKLRWLMDNVDEVHKAVVSHRAMFGTIDSWLIWCLTGGKSGGVHCTDVTNASRTMLFNIHTMDWDPELCKYFGIPMEILPRVRSSSEIYGLMKSGALSGIPISGCLGDQSAALVGQMCFQDGQAKNTYGTGCFLLRNTGAKPVMSDHGLLTTVAYKLGRDKPACYALEGSVAIAGAVVRWLQDNLGIIGSSEELEKLAASVGTSYGCYFVPAFSGLYAPYWEPSARGIICGLTQFTNKSHLAFAALEAVCFQTREILDAMNQDSGIPLTQLQVDGGMTSNRLLMQLQADILCIPVVKPSMPETTALGAAMAAGAAEGVSVWSLNPEDLSEVTSEKFEPQINPEESEFRYARWKKAVQKSMNWETTEPVGNGNGETSIFSSVPLGFYIMGSMLMLIGAKYIAGHT; this is encoded by the exons ATGAACGGCACCATGGCCGCATCCTCACACCGGATAATGCTGGGGCCGCTGGTTGCTGCCATCGACCAGGGAACGAGCTCCACTCGGTTTCTG GTGTTTAATTCAAAAACGGCAGAGCTCCTCAGCCATCATCAGGTGGAAATCAAACAGAGCTTCCCCAAAGAAGG ATGGGTGGAGGAGGACCCCAAAGAAATTCTGCAGTCGGTGTACGAGTGCATGGAGCGGACGTGTGAAAAACTCACCCAGCTCAACATAGACATCTCAAACATTAAAG CTATCGGAGTGACCAACCAAAGAGAGACCACACTTGTTTGGGACAAAGAGACCGGGGAGCCCCTCTACAATGCAATCG tttggCTGGACCTGCGGACTCAATCCACAGTTGAACGTCTAATTAACAAAACGCCAGGAAGGAATAAGAACCACTTGAAG CATAAAACAGGGCTCCCCATCAGCACTTACTTCAGCGCAGTGAAACTTCGCTGGCTGATGGACAACGTGGACGAGGTCCACAAAGCCGTCGTGTCTCACCGCGCCATGTTCGGCACCATCGACTCCTGGCTCATTTGG TGTTTGACGGGGGGCAAGTCGGGCGGAGTCCACTGCACAGATGTGACCAACGCCAGCAGAACTATGCTGTTTAACATTCACACTATGGACTGGGACCCAGAACTTTGCAA ATATTTTGGTATTCCCATGGAGATCTTGCCCAGAGTGAGGAGCTCTTCAGAAATATATGGCCTAATG AAATCAGGAGCTCTTTCAGGTATTCCCATTTCAGGG TGTCTCGGGGATCAGTCAGCCGCACTGGTTGGACAGATGTGTTTTCAGGACGGGCAAGCTAAAAACAC GTATGGAACTGGCTGCTTTCTCCTGCGAAACACTGGAGCCAAG cctGTAATGTCTGACCACGGCCTTCTGACCACCGTGGCGTACAAACTTGGTCGGGACAAACCTGCCTGTTATGCGCTGGAG GGCTCCGTGGCCATCGCAGGAGCTGTGGTTCGTTGGCTGCAGGATAACCTCGGCATCATCGGATCGTCGGAAGAGCTCG AGAAGTTGGCCGCATCAGTCGGTACATCCTACGGTTGCTACTTTGTTCCTGCGTTTTCAGGTCTCTATGCACCTTACTGGGAGCCTAGTGCAAGAGG GATCATATGTGGTTTAACTCAGTTTACTAATAAGAGCCACCTCGCATTTGCTGCGCTGGAAGCCGTCTGTTTCCAAACACGAGAG ATACTGGACGCCATGAATCAGGACAGCGGCATCCCGCTAACTCAGCTCCAGGTGGACGGAGGAATGACGTCCAACAGGCTGCTGATGCAGCTGCAGGCTGACATTCTCTGTATCCCCGTCG tgaagcCGTCTATGCCCGAGACCACAGCACTCGGTGCAGCGATGGCAGCCGGGGCGGCGGAGGGCGTGAGCGTGTGGAGTCTGAACCCCGAGGACCTGAGTGAAGTTACATCAGAGAAGTTTGAGCCTCAGATCAACCCTGAAG AGAGCGAGTTTCGGTACGCACGGTGGAAGAAGGCGGTTCAAAAATCCATGAACTGGGAGACGACGGAACCTGTTGGAAATGGAAACG GTGAAACTAGTATCTTCAGCAGCGTCCCACTGGGCTTCTACATCATGGGcagcatgttgatgttaatcGGTGCAAAATACATAGCAG GCCACACCTAG
- the gk gene encoding glycerol kinase isoform X1 — MNGTMAASSHRIMLGPLVAAIDQGTSSTRFLVFNSKTAELLSHHQVEIKQSFPKEGWVEEDPKEILQSVYECMERTCEKLTQLNIDISNIKAIGVTNQRETTLVWDKETGEPLYNAIVWLDLRTQSTVERLINKTPGRNKNHLKHKTGLPISTYFSAVKLRWLMDNVDEVHKAVVSHRAMFGTIDSWLIWCLTGGKSGGVHCTDVTNASRTMLFNIHTMDWDPELCKYFGIPMEILPRVRSSSEIYGLMKICSSRKSGALSGIPISGCLGDQSAALVGQMCFQDGQAKNTYGTGCFLLRNTGAKPVMSDHGLLTTVAYKLGRDKPACYALEGSVAIAGAVVRWLQDNLGIIGSSEELEKLAASVGTSYGCYFVPAFSGLYAPYWEPSARGIICGLTQFTNKSHLAFAALEAVCFQTREILDAMNQDSGIPLTQLQVDGGMTSNRLLMQLQADILCIPVVKPSMPETTALGAAMAAGAAEGVSVWSLNPEDLSEVTSEKFEPQINPEESEFRYARWKKAVQKSMNWETTEPVGNGNGETSIFSSVPLGFYIMGSMLMLIGAKYIAGHT; from the exons ATGAACGGCACCATGGCCGCATCCTCACACCGGATAATGCTGGGGCCGCTGGTTGCTGCCATCGACCAGGGAACGAGCTCCACTCGGTTTCTG GTGTTTAATTCAAAAACGGCAGAGCTCCTCAGCCATCATCAGGTGGAAATCAAACAGAGCTTCCCCAAAGAAGG ATGGGTGGAGGAGGACCCCAAAGAAATTCTGCAGTCGGTGTACGAGTGCATGGAGCGGACGTGTGAAAAACTCACCCAGCTCAACATAGACATCTCAAACATTAAAG CTATCGGAGTGACCAACCAAAGAGAGACCACACTTGTTTGGGACAAAGAGACCGGGGAGCCCCTCTACAATGCAATCG tttggCTGGACCTGCGGACTCAATCCACAGTTGAACGTCTAATTAACAAAACGCCAGGAAGGAATAAGAACCACTTGAAG CATAAAACAGGGCTCCCCATCAGCACTTACTTCAGCGCAGTGAAACTTCGCTGGCTGATGGACAACGTGGACGAGGTCCACAAAGCCGTCGTGTCTCACCGCGCCATGTTCGGCACCATCGACTCCTGGCTCATTTGG TGTTTGACGGGGGGCAAGTCGGGCGGAGTCCACTGCACAGATGTGACCAACGCCAGCAGAACTATGCTGTTTAACATTCACACTATGGACTGGGACCCAGAACTTTGCAA ATATTTTGGTATTCCCATGGAGATCTTGCCCAGAGTGAGGAGCTCTTCAGAAATATATGGCCTAATG AAAATATGTTCTAGCCGG AAATCAGGAGCTCTTTCAGGTATTCCCATTTCAGGG TGTCTCGGGGATCAGTCAGCCGCACTGGTTGGACAGATGTGTTTTCAGGACGGGCAAGCTAAAAACAC GTATGGAACTGGCTGCTTTCTCCTGCGAAACACTGGAGCCAAG cctGTAATGTCTGACCACGGCCTTCTGACCACCGTGGCGTACAAACTTGGTCGGGACAAACCTGCCTGTTATGCGCTGGAG GGCTCCGTGGCCATCGCAGGAGCTGTGGTTCGTTGGCTGCAGGATAACCTCGGCATCATCGGATCGTCGGAAGAGCTCG AGAAGTTGGCCGCATCAGTCGGTACATCCTACGGTTGCTACTTTGTTCCTGCGTTTTCAGGTCTCTATGCACCTTACTGGGAGCCTAGTGCAAGAGG GATCATATGTGGTTTAACTCAGTTTACTAATAAGAGCCACCTCGCATTTGCTGCGCTGGAAGCCGTCTGTTTCCAAACACGAGAG ATACTGGACGCCATGAATCAGGACAGCGGCATCCCGCTAACTCAGCTCCAGGTGGACGGAGGAATGACGTCCAACAGGCTGCTGATGCAGCTGCAGGCTGACATTCTCTGTATCCCCGTCG tgaagcCGTCTATGCCCGAGACCACAGCACTCGGTGCAGCGATGGCAGCCGGGGCGGCGGAGGGCGTGAGCGTGTGGAGTCTGAACCCCGAGGACCTGAGTGAAGTTACATCAGAGAAGTTTGAGCCTCAGATCAACCCTGAAG AGAGCGAGTTTCGGTACGCACGGTGGAAGAAGGCGGTTCAAAAATCCATGAACTGGGAGACGACGGAACCTGTTGGAAATGGAAACG GTGAAACTAGTATCTTCAGCAGCGTCCCACTGGGCTTCTACATCATGGGcagcatgttgatgttaatcGGTGCAAAATACATAGCAG GCCACACCTAG
- the wbp4 gene encoding WW domain-binding protein 4, with the protein MADYWKSQPRKFCQYCKCWIADNKPSIEFHERGKNHKENVAAKISEIKKKSIEKAKQEERMSKEFAAMEEAAMKAYQEDLKRMEREAAGLPPQTTTAAKPQPQAKPHPRKQQKKEKATKRFTKQTATRVWVEGQTDDGQTYYYNTITGESQWEQPGGFRGESSASAHPGQTESSSGCPWMEAVSPDGYTYYYNTETGESSWEKPADFPSNEASGSGSCREEESQEEPLTPQPEPLSGGEESPTGAQASQEAEVPEEASEQPKVPKISFRKRKAEAEPSEKEGEEKASDDTPKQDAEEMKKEEEEVQSTTAEPEEKKEEEATQVVTQAKRPKAANPYGAWEQIQEEEDPFANVDLQLPQVEGSTASAPADVPPEPKPKFKERIITSLGDEGGPASFRRNKTQNGKSRSLRQRDNDD; encoded by the exons AT ggCCGACTACTGGAAGTCACAACCGAGGAAATTCTGTCAGTACTGCAAGTGCTGGATTGCAGACAATAAGCCT agcATTGAATTCCACGAAAGAGGGAAGAATCACAAAGAAAATGTGGCTGCCAAAATTTCAGAg ATTAAAAAGAAGAGCATTGAAAAGGCGAAGCAGGAGGAACGTATGTCTAAAGAGTTTGCAGCGATGGAGGAGGCTGCGATGAAAGCATATCAGGAAGATCTGAAGAGGATGGAAAGGGAGGCAGCAG GTTTACCACCCCAAACAACTACTGCCGCTAAGCCACAACCTCAGGCAAAACCCCATCccagaaaacagcagaagaaagagaaagcaacCAAGAGGTTCACAAAGCAAACAGCAACGCGGGTTTGGGTTGAAGGACAAACAGATGATGGACAGACATACTATTACAACACAATAACTGGAG AATCTCAGTGGGAGCAACCAGGGGGTTTCCGGGGAGAAAGTTCAGCCTCTGCACACCCTGGACAGACTGAG AGCTCTTCAGGCTGTCCTTGGATGGAAGCCGTCAGTCCTGATGGTTATACATATTACTATAACACAGAGACTGGAG AGTCCAGCTGGGAGAAACCAGCAGACTTTCCTTCAAATGAGGCATCTGGATCCGGGtcctgcagagaagaagagagtcaAGAGGAGCCTTTAACCCCTCAGCCCGAGCCACTttcaggaggagaagagagccCCACTGGGGCCCAGGCATCTCAGGAGGCTGAGGTCCCTGAAGAAGCCAGTGAGCAGCCCAAAGTCCCAAAGATCAGCTTCAGG aaaaggAAAGCAGAGGCTGAGCCTtcagaaaaagagggagaagagaaagcaAGTGATGATACTCCCAAACAGGATgctgaagagatgaaaaaagaggaggaagaggtccAAAGCACAACAGCTGAAcctgaggagaagaaagaggaggaggcgaCACAAGTGGTGACACAAGCCAAAAGGCCCAAAGCTGCCAATCCATATGGGGCCTGGGAACAGatccaggaagaggaggatcCATT TGCCAATGTGGACCTACAGTTGCCCCAGGTGGAGGGAAGCACAGCCAGCGCTCCAGCTGACGTGCCGCCGGAACCCAAACCCAAGTTCAAGGAGCGCATCATCACCTCCCTTGGAGACGAAGGTGGACCTGCTTCATTCAGGAGGAACAAGACGCAGAACGGCAAATCCAGGAGCCTCCGACAGAGAGACAATGACGACTGA
- the mtrf1 gene encoding peptide chain release factor 1, mitochondrial, which translates to MAGPKYYTMKLQLPAFTSFVSSTSFPKLLPVCLTCYSCSENTPTTRVDIVFLYSLRCKCSDMLVNRWFRLCSLCSRVVYSSTGIRGGWRTLPGHTSLKYANITEVPYRGTVESKRLSHSDLGDLYQSESFQRYLQQLMGEYRDLSERLQHVYLNESDRKQLIKKHTELLPLANIFGSIEQALKDHEEVFSLLNGSAGTKDEDEQLTQLLKEEEGQISSKILALRKDLIKALVPTDPLDSSNVLLEVVSGRTTGGDICQQFSREMFDMYQGFASYKNWDFEVYNYTPAEYGGLHHAAIRITGDNVYRHLKHEGGTHRVQRIPEVGLSSRMQRIHTGTMTVIILPQPVEVDVHIDPKDLRIDTFRARGAGGQSVNTTDSAVRVVHLPTGITAESQQTRSQLQNRDTAMRVLRARLYQSMMGKDTEQRHTARKQQVGTRSQSERIRTYNFSQDRVTDHRTGYVTRDIKEFMRGGAALDDLISDVLEHAERESLLEMVESSSGSLRQPESGQSAD; encoded by the exons ATGGCTGGACCAAAGTACTATACAATGAAACTACAGCTCCCAGCATTCACTTCTTTCGTCTCCTCGACCTCTTTTCCTAAACTACTTCCGGTTTGTCTTACATGCTACAGTTGCAGTGAAAACACTCCAACAACGCGTGTagatattgtttttctttactcaTTGCGCTGTAAATGTAGTGACATGCTCGTCAATCGCTGGTTTCGACTGTGCTCACTGTGTAGCCGTGTAGTTTACAGCAGTACAGGAAtaagaggaggatggaggacaCTGCCAGGACACACCAGTCTGAAATATGCTAACATTACAGAGGTGCCTTACCGGGGCACAGTAGAATCAAAACGTCTCAGTCACAGCGATCTGGGGGACTTGTATCAGAGCGAGTCTTTCCAGAGGTACCTTCAGCAACTCATGGGGGAGTACAGAGACCTCAGCGAGAGGTTACAACATGTTTATCTCAACGAGTCTGACAGAAAACAGCttataaagaaacacacagagctgctgcctctGGCAAATATATTTGGTAGTATTGAACAAGCCCTTAAAGACCACGAGGAAGTCTTTTCACTACTGAATG GTTCAGCTGGTACCAAAGATGAAGACGAACAGCTCACCCAGTTGttaaaggaggaggaagggcaAATCTCCAGCAAGATTTTGGCTTTGAGAAAAGAT TTGATCAAAGCACTTGTGCCCACTGACCCTCTTGACTCCAGTAATGTCTTGCTGGAGGTCGTATCAGGACGAACAACAGGAG GTGACATCTGTCAGCAATTCAGCAGAGAAATGTTTGACATGTACCAGGGTTTTGCGTCTTACAAGAACTGGGACTTTGAGGTTTATAACTACACACCTGCTGAGTATG GGGGTTTGCACCATGCAGCGATACGAATAACCGGGGACAATGTGTACAGACACCTGAAGCATGAAGGAGGAACACACCGGGTGCAGAGGATCCCTGAGGTGGGCCTCTCCTCCAGGATGCAGCGTATCCACACAGGaaccatgactgttattattcTGCCTCAGCCAGTGGAG gtTGATGTCCACATCGATCCAAAGGATCTTCGCATTGACACATTCAGAGCTCGAGGTGCCGGGGGCCAGAGTGTCAACACAACAGACAGCGCAGTGCGCGTCGTTCATCTCCCCACCG GCATAACAGCTGAAAGTCAGCAGACTCGCTCTCAGCTGCAAAACAGAGATACCGCCATGCGTGTGCTGAGGGCCCGACTCTACCAGAGCATGATGGGTAAAGATACTGAGCAGAGGCATACTGCACGAAAGCAGCAG GTGGGTACACGCTCTCAGTCAGAGAGGATTCGCACCTACAACTTCAGCCAGGATCGTGTCACAGACCACAGGACTGGATATGTCACAAGAGACATTAAG GAGTTCATGAGAGGAGGGGCGGCTCTCGATGACCTGATCTCTGACGTACTTGAACACGCAGAGAGGGAGTCTCTTCTCGAGATGGTGGAGAGCAGCAGCGGCAGTCTGAGACAACCAGAGTCTGGACAATCTGCAGACTGA